The following proteins come from a genomic window of Panthera leo isolate Ple1 chromosome E2, P.leo_Ple1_pat1.1, whole genome shotgun sequence:
- the LOC122208593 gene encoding uncharacterized protein LOC122208593 isoform X2 produces METGWRLIHSTRERRAHMKEKDKEGADGEEEKEDRQKINYRWIQKTQVTAIRRQRDQSSEKEDRQDPGLGPEKAWGVGRVPMWPLWTILLLVWPLGGLGSPLCPREPFYFLVAIMKMLGNKNDGTLYTPDDLSVCPAETLGCFRLELSVIQFEEGRSMGIAVFRLQRLLDALGSRLWEGTKHCTGVFQPHPTPTGQGESCASCPWLQIITIWRAFG; encoded by the exons ATGGAGACAGGGTGGAGATTG ATACACAGCACAAGAGAGAGACGGGCACAcatgaaggagaaagacaaagaaggggccgatggagaagaggagaaagaggacagaCAGAAGATCAATTACAGATGGATCCAGAAAACACAAGTGACGGCGATTCGGAGGCAGAGAGACCAGTCCTcggagaaagaagacagacag GACCCTGGGCTGGGACCAGAAAaggcctggggggtgggcagggtgcCCATGTGGCCTCTCTGGACCATCCTTCTGCTGGTATGGCCCTTGGGAGGCCTAGGATCACCCCTCTGCCCTCGGGAGCCTTTCTACTTCCTTGTTGCCATCATGAAGATGCTG ggaaacaaaaatgatggcACTCTCTACACCCCTGATGATCTCTCG GTTTGTCCTGCTGAGACTCTGGGATGCTTCCGGCTGGAGCTTTCTGTGATCCAGTTCGAAGAGGGCCGATCCATGGGGATTGCTGTGTTCCGGCTACAGCGTCTGCTGGATGCATTGGGGTCCCGGCTGTGG gaagggACAAAGCATTGCACAGGTGTCTTCCaacctcaccccacccctacAGGACAGGGAGAGTCTTGTGCCTCATGTCCCTGGCTGCAAATAATTACCATCTGGAGAGCTTTCGGGTGA
- the LOC122208593 gene encoding uncharacterized protein LOC122208593 isoform X5, whose product MKEKDKEGADGEEEKEDRQKINYRWIQKTQVTAIRRQRDQSSEKEDRQDPGLGPEKAWGVGRVPMWPLWTILLLVWPLGGLGSPLCPREPFYFLVAIMKMLGNKNDGTLYTPDDLSVCPAETLGCFRLELSVIQFEEGRSMGIAVFRLQRLLDALGSRLWVTGQGPCPPCEGHPQRPVPLFLAKLLELLQGACARHLPSA is encoded by the exons atgaaggagaaagacaaagaaggggccgatggagaagaggagaaagaggacagaCAGAAGATCAATTACAGATGGATCCAGAAAACACAAGTGACGGCGATTCGGAGGCAGAGAGACCAGTCCTcggagaaagaagacagacag GACCCTGGGCTGGGACCAGAAAaggcctggggggtgggcagggtgcCCATGTGGCCTCTCTGGACCATCCTTCTGCTGGTATGGCCCTTGGGAGGCCTAGGATCACCCCTCTGCCCTCGGGAGCCTTTCTACTTCCTTGTTGCCATCATGAAGATGCTG ggaaacaaaaatgatggcACTCTCTACACCCCTGATGATCTCTCG GTTTGTCCTGCTGAGACTCTGGGATGCTTCCGGCTGGAGCTTTCTGTGATCCAGTTCGAAGAGGGCCGATCCATGGGGATTGCTGTGTTCCGGCTACAGCGTCTGCTGGATGCATTGGGGTCCCGGCTGTGGGTGACTGGCCAGGGTCCTTGTCCACCCTGTGAAGGACATCCCCAGAGACCCGTCCCCCTCTTTCTGGCCAAGCTCTTGGAGTTATTACAGGGGGCTTGTGCTAGGCACCTGCCCTCAGCATGA
- the LOC122208593 gene encoding uncharacterized protein LOC122208593 isoform X3 — translation METGWRLIHSTRERRAHMKEKDKEGADGEEEKEDRQKINYRWIQKTQVTAIRRQRDQSSEKEDRQDPGLGPEKAWGVGRVPMWPLWTILLLVWPLGGLGSPLCPREPFYFLVAIMKMLGNKNDGTLYTPDDLSIRPPCMDVKDVHCTRIPQQGRDKALHRCLPTSPHPYRTGRVLCLMSLAANNYHLESFRVTLMVRLDVDNWSLVHPEQL, via the exons ATGGAGACAGGGTGGAGATTG ATACACAGCACAAGAGAGAGACGGGCACAcatgaaggagaaagacaaagaaggggccgatggagaagaggagaaagaggacagaCAGAAGATCAATTACAGATGGATCCAGAAAACACAAGTGACGGCGATTCGGAGGCAGAGAGACCAGTCCTcggagaaagaagacagacag GACCCTGGGCTGGGACCAGAAAaggcctggggggtgggcagggtgcCCATGTGGCCTCTCTGGACCATCCTTCTGCTGGTATGGCCCTTGGGAGGCCTAGGATCACCCCTCTGCCCTCGGGAGCCTTTCTACTTCCTTGTTGCCATCATGAAGATGCTG ggaaacaaaaatgatggcACTCTCTACACCCCTGATGATCTCTCG atacgGCCACCATGTATGGATGTGAAGGATGTACACTGCACAAGAATCCCACAACAAG gaagggACAAAGCATTGCACAGGTGTCTTCCaacctcaccccacccctacAGGACAGGGAGAGTCTTGTGCCTCATGTCCCTGGCTGCAAATAATTACCATCTGGAGAGCTTTCGGGTGACACTGATGGTTAGGCTAGATGTTGATAATTGGTCTCTGGTGCATCCTGAACAGCTATAG
- the LOC122208593 gene encoding uncharacterized protein LOC122208593 isoform X1 — protein sequence METGWRLIHSTRERRAHMKEKDKEGADGEEEKEDRQKINYRWIQKTQVTAIRRQRDQSSEKEDRQDPGLGPEKAWGVGRVPMWPLWTILLLVWPLGGLGSPLCPREPFYFLVAIMKMLGNKNDGTLYTPDDLSVCPAETLGCFRLELSVIQFEEGRSMGIAVFRLQRLLDALGSRLWVTGQGPCPPCEGHPQRPVPLFLAKLLELLQGACARHLPSA from the exons ATGGAGACAGGGTGGAGATTG ATACACAGCACAAGAGAGAGACGGGCACAcatgaaggagaaagacaaagaaggggccgatggagaagaggagaaagaggacagaCAGAAGATCAATTACAGATGGATCCAGAAAACACAAGTGACGGCGATTCGGAGGCAGAGAGACCAGTCCTcggagaaagaagacagacag GACCCTGGGCTGGGACCAGAAAaggcctggggggtgggcagggtgcCCATGTGGCCTCTCTGGACCATCCTTCTGCTGGTATGGCCCTTGGGAGGCCTAGGATCACCCCTCTGCCCTCGGGAGCCTTTCTACTTCCTTGTTGCCATCATGAAGATGCTG ggaaacaaaaatgatggcACTCTCTACACCCCTGATGATCTCTCG GTTTGTCCTGCTGAGACTCTGGGATGCTTCCGGCTGGAGCTTTCTGTGATCCAGTTCGAAGAGGGCCGATCCATGGGGATTGCTGTGTTCCGGCTACAGCGTCTGCTGGATGCATTGGGGTCCCGGCTGTGGGTGACTGGCCAGGGTCCTTGTCCACCCTGTGAAGGACATCCCCAGAGACCCGTCCCCCTCTTTCTGGCCAAGCTCTTGGAGTTATTACAGGGGGCTTGTGCTAGGCACCTGCCCTCAGCATGA
- the LOC122208593 gene encoding uncharacterized protein LOC122208593 isoform X4 encodes METGWRLIHSTRERRAHMKEKDKEGADGEEEKEDRQKINYRWIQKTQVTAIRRQRDQSSEKEDRQDPGLGPEKAWGVGRVPMWPLWTILLLVWPLGGLGSPLCPREPFYFLVAIMKMLGNKNDGTLYTPDDLSVCPAETLGCFRLELSVIQFEEGRSMGIAVFRLQRLLDALGSRLKGQSIAQVSSNLTPPLQDRESLVPHVPGCK; translated from the exons ATGGAGACAGGGTGGAGATTG ATACACAGCACAAGAGAGAGACGGGCACAcatgaaggagaaagacaaagaaggggccgatggagaagaggagaaagaggacagaCAGAAGATCAATTACAGATGGATCCAGAAAACACAAGTGACGGCGATTCGGAGGCAGAGAGACCAGTCCTcggagaaagaagacagacag GACCCTGGGCTGGGACCAGAAAaggcctggggggtgggcagggtgcCCATGTGGCCTCTCTGGACCATCCTTCTGCTGGTATGGCCCTTGGGAGGCCTAGGATCACCCCTCTGCCCTCGGGAGCCTTTCTACTTCCTTGTTGCCATCATGAAGATGCTG ggaaacaaaaatgatggcACTCTCTACACCCCTGATGATCTCTCG GTTTGTCCTGCTGAGACTCTGGGATGCTTCCGGCTGGAGCTTTCTGTGATCCAGTTCGAAGAGGGCCGATCCATGGGGATTGCTGTGTTCCGGCTACAGCGTCTGCTGGATGCATTGGGGTCCCGGCT gaagggACAAAGCATTGCACAGGTGTCTTCCaacctcaccccacccctacAGGACAGGGAGAGTCTTGTGCCTCATGTCCCTGGCTGCAAATAA
- the LOC122208593 gene encoding uncharacterized protein LOC122208593 isoform X6, whose protein sequence is METGWRLIHSTRERRAHMKEKDKEGADGEEEKEDRQKINYRWIQKTQVTAIRRQRDQSSEKEDRQGNKNDGTLYTPDDLSVCPAETLGCFRLELSVIQFEEGRSMGIAVFRLQRLLDALGSRLWVTGQGPCPPCEGHPQRPVPLFLAKLLELLQGACARHLPSA, encoded by the exons ATGGAGACAGGGTGGAGATTG ATACACAGCACAAGAGAGAGACGGGCACAcatgaaggagaaagacaaagaaggggccgatggagaagaggagaaagaggacagaCAGAAGATCAATTACAGATGGATCCAGAAAACACAAGTGACGGCGATTCGGAGGCAGAGAGACCAGTCCTcggagaaagaagacagacag ggaaacaaaaatgatggcACTCTCTACACCCCTGATGATCTCTCG GTTTGTCCTGCTGAGACTCTGGGATGCTTCCGGCTGGAGCTTTCTGTGATCCAGTTCGAAGAGGGCCGATCCATGGGGATTGCTGTGTTCCGGCTACAGCGTCTGCTGGATGCATTGGGGTCCCGGCTGTGGGTGACTGGCCAGGGTCCTTGTCCACCCTGTGAAGGACATCCCCAGAGACCCGTCCCCCTCTTTCTGGCCAAGCTCTTGGAGTTATTACAGGGGGCTTGTGCTAGGCACCTGCCCTCAGCATGA